One genomic region from Bacillus sp. SLBN-46 encodes:
- a CDS encoding transcription repressor NadR, whose translation MVEQKKILGEERRSLILQQLKDSPIPLTGSELASRTNVSRQVIVGDITLLKAKNEPIIATSQGYIYLQQNSSKSTFDRTIACRHSPEDTEKELNLLVDHGVLVKDVKIEHTVYGDLTASIMVSNRQEVKQFMQNIQNTGASLLSQLTDGIHLHTISASSIDILDKAEAALKDEGYLIES comes from the coding sequence ATGGTAGAGCAAAAGAAAATATTGGGAGAGGAAAGGAGGTCCCTCATTCTTCAACAGTTAAAGGACAGCCCCATACCGTTAACAGGCAGCGAGCTAGCAAGTAGAACTAATGTTAGTAGACAGGTGATTGTAGGGGATATCACACTGCTTAAAGCAAAAAATGAACCGATTATCGCAACCAGTCAAGGGTATATTTATTTACAGCAAAACTCTAGTAAAAGTACGTTTGACAGGACGATTGCGTGTAGACATTCACCTGAGGACACTGAAAAGGAGCTTAATTTGCTCGTTGACCATGGAGTATTAGTGAAAGATGTCAAAATTGAACACACGGTTTACGGAGATTTAACTGCATCGATTATGGTTTCTAATCGTCAAGAAGTTAAACAGTTTATGCAAAACATCCAGAATACAGGGGCTTCATTATTATCTCAATTAACAGATGGAATCCATCTTCATACCATTTCAGCCTCAAGTATTGATATCTTAGATAAAGCAGAAGCCGCGTTAAAAGATGAAGGCTATCTCATTGAATCATAA
- a CDS encoding Spo0B C-terminal domain-containing protein has protein sequence MEREWDIVEVLRHSRHDWLNKLQLIKGNLDLNRMDRAKAVIDEIVIEAQHETKLSNLHMPLFASLLLKSNWVNPSFKLEYEVFQDTESTKIDDIMITSWTNSFFSCLNKAIEAFQENHLSITIEPQSDGVRFFFDFSGIILKRELIEECLSDQKKPLELEVKEFTENELSVEIFMPAL, from the coding sequence ATGGAGAGAGAATGGGATATCGTTGAAGTGTTGCGGCACTCACGACACGATTGGTTAAACAAACTGCAATTAATAAAGGGAAACTTGGATTTAAATCGAATGGACCGGGCAAAAGCAGTAATTGATGAAATTGTGATTGAGGCTCAGCATGAGACCAAGCTTTCAAATTTACATATGCCTTTGTTTGCTTCCTTACTATTAAAATCCAATTGGGTGAACCCTTCATTTAAACTGGAATATGAGGTTTTTCAAGACACTGAGTCAACAAAAATTGATGACATAATGATTACAAGTTGGACAAATTCCTTTTTTTCATGTTTAAATAAGGCAATTGAAGCATTCCAGGAAAATCATTTATCAATAACAATTGAACCGCAATCAGATGGAGTTCGTTTCTTTTTTGATTTTAGCGGGATAATACTAAAAAGGGAACTGATTGAAGAATGCCTTTCTGACCAGAAGAAGCCATTAGAGCTAGAGGTGAAGGAATTCACTGAAAATGAACTCTCTGTAGAAATATTTATGCCTGCTTTATAA
- the obgE gene encoding GTPase ObgE encodes MFVDQTKIYVKGGDGGNGIVAYRREKYVPKGGPAGGDGGKGADVIFEVNEGLRTLMDFRYQRHFKAPRGEHGMSKNQHGRNAKDMLVKVPPGTVIIDAETKEVLADLVEHGQRAIIAKGGRGGRGNSRFATPSNPAPEIAENGEPGQEREVILELKLLADVGLVGYPSVGKSTLLSVVSSARPKIAEYHFTTIVPNLGMVETEDNRSFVMADLPGLIEGAHEGVGLGHQFLRHIERTRVIVHVIDMAATEGRDPFEDYLSINKELEEYNLRLTERPQIIVANKMDIPEAEENLQKFKERLEEDYPIFPISAITRKGLRELLFSIADKIEQTPEFPLDHEEEDTGVHRVLYKHEADPEAFYITREPDGSFVISGEKIEKMFKMTNFQTEESVRRFSRQLRTLGVDEALRQRGAKDGDIVKLMEFEFEFID; translated from the coding sequence ATGTTTGTCGATCAAACGAAGATATATGTAAAAGGTGGAGACGGTGGCAACGGGATTGTCGCTTATCGCCGTGAAAAATATGTACCAAAAGGCGGTCCAGCTGGCGGTGATGGCGGTAAAGGGGCAGATGTGATCTTTGAAGTAAATGAAGGACTCCGTACCTTAATGGATTTCCGCTACCAACGTCATTTCAAGGCGCCACGTGGTGAACATGGAATGTCAAAAAATCAGCACGGTAGAAACGCGAAGGATATGCTCGTTAAAGTCCCACCGGGTACGGTAATCATTGACGCTGAGACAAAAGAAGTTCTAGCCGATCTTGTTGAACATGGTCAGCGTGCAATTATTGCTAAAGGTGGTCGCGGAGGTAGAGGGAATTCTCGATTCGCTACCCCGTCAAATCCGGCTCCAGAGATTGCTGAAAATGGTGAACCTGGACAGGAGCGCGAAGTAATATTAGAACTTAAGCTTCTTGCTGATGTTGGTCTTGTAGGCTATCCAAGTGTAGGGAAATCAACCTTATTATCAGTGGTTTCATCCGCAAGACCAAAAATTGCGGAATATCATTTTACAACGATTGTTCCTAACCTTGGTATGGTTGAAACAGAAGATAATCGAAGCTTTGTTATGGCAGACCTTCCAGGCTTAATTGAAGGTGCACATGAAGGCGTAGGTCTAGGACATCAATTTTTACGACATATTGAACGGACAAGGGTCATTGTTCATGTCATCGATATGGCAGCAACTGAAGGCCGGGATCCATTTGAAGATTATTTGAGTATTAATAAAGAGTTAGAAGAATATAACCTCCGACTAACAGAGCGTCCGCAAATTATTGTTGCGAATAAAATGGACATTCCGGAAGCGGAAGAGAATTTACAAAAATTCAAAGAACGTCTCGAAGAGGATTATCCAATATTCCCAATTTCAGCAATTACTAGAAAGGGACTAAGGGAGCTTTTATTCTCTATTGCAGATAAGATTGAGCAAACTCCAGAGTTCCCGCTTGACCATGAAGAAGAGGATACAGGCGTACATCGTGTTCTTTATAAGCACGAAGCAGACCCAGAGGCTTTTTATATTACGAGAGAGCCAGATGGTTCGTTTGTTATTTCTGGTGAAAAGATTGAAAAAATGTTTAAAATGACTAATTTTCAAACAGAAGAATCTGTTCGCCGTTTCTCACGCCAGCTTCGTACTCTTGGGGTAGATGAAGCATTAAGACAAAGAGGAGCAAAAGACGGGGATATCGTTAAGTTGATGGAATTTGAATTTGAGTTTATTGATTAG
- the pheA gene encoding prephenate dehydratase, with amino-acid sequence MKVGFLGPKATFTELAVKKVFPGFDLMPYRTIPESMDALVEKEVDLAVVPIENALEGSVNITLDYLTHMVQVPIVGEITLPIKQHLMVHPSNAENWMEVSKIYSHSHAIAQCHKFLHNQFKGIPYEAVSSTAAAAQFVMERPELKSAAIANELAAKEYGLAIVKRNIHDFDYNHTRFVVLTESDFDFSVLSGSTHYKTTLMVTLPADDQAGALHQVLSAFAWRKLNLSKIESRPMKTGIGNYFFIIDIEMKLDEVLIPGAMAELEALGCGVTLLGSYPSIMVKLD; translated from the coding sequence ATGAAGGTTGGTTTTTTAGGACCAAAAGCTACGTTTACAGAACTCGCAGTTAAGAAGGTTTTTCCAGGATTTGATCTTATGCCGTATCGAACCATTCCTGAAAGCATGGATGCCTTAGTAGAAAAGGAAGTAGACCTTGCTGTGGTACCGATTGAAAATGCCCTTGAAGGGTCCGTTAATATTACACTTGATTATTTAACACATATGGTTCAGGTTCCAATTGTTGGGGAAATTACGTTACCTATTAAGCAACATCTAATGGTTCATCCATCTAATGCAGAAAATTGGATGGAAGTCTCCAAAATCTACAGCCATTCTCATGCCATTGCTCAATGCCATAAATTCTTACATAACCAATTTAAAGGCATCCCATATGAGGCTGTATCTTCAACGGCAGCGGCTGCTCAGTTTGTTATGGAACGACCTGAATTAAAATCTGCTGCGATTGCGAATGAACTGGCTGCAAAAGAATATGGGCTGGCCATTGTTAAAAGGAACATTCATGATTTTGACTACAACCATACTCGTTTTGTGGTTTTAACTGAATCCGATTTTGATTTTTCAGTATTAAGTGGTTCGACTCATTACAAAACAACGTTGATGGTGACGCTTCCTGCAGATGACCAAGCTGGGGCACTTCATCAAGTGTTATCTGCCTTTGCGTGGAGAAAATTAAACCTTTCAAAAATTGAATCAAGACCTATGAAGACAGGAATTGGCAATTACTTTTTCATAATTGACATTGAAATGAAACTTGATGAGGTTTTGATTCCGGGCGCTATGGCGGAGTTAGAAGCGTTAGGCTGCGGCGTAACATTATTAGGCAGTTATCCATCCATAATGGTAAAACTAGATTAA
- a CDS encoding ACT domain-containing protein: MKMDNVDKKFYLVREDVLPEAMKKTIDVKDMLERGKAESVADAVQKVDLSRSAYYKYRDTVFPFSTITKEKLITLFFHLEDRSGTLSKLLGVVASSGCNVLTIHQTIPLQGRANVTLSLNTSNLTLGFDEVLSELRKLEFVEKVEVLGTGA, translated from the coding sequence ATGAAGATGGATAACGTTGATAAAAAATTTTATCTGGTCCGTGAAGATGTGTTGCCTGAAGCGATGAAAAAAACCATAGATGTGAAGGATATGCTTGAACGTGGCAAAGCAGAATCGGTGGCAGATGCCGTTCAAAAGGTTGATTTAAGCAGAAGCGCCTATTATAAATACAGAGATACGGTCTTTCCTTTTTCAACGATTACAAAGGAAAAGCTTATCACCCTATTTTTCCATTTAGAGGATCGCTCCGGCACTCTCTCCAAACTTTTAGGAGTAGTTGCATCGTCTGGCTGTAATGTCTTAACTATTCATCAAACGATTCCACTTCAGGGCAGAGCTAACGTGACGTTGTCGTTAAACACATCGAACTTGACTTTGGGATTCGATGAAGTGCTTTCTGAGTTAAGAAAGCTTGAATTTGTCGAGAAAGTAGAAGTGCTGGGAACAGGTGCATAA